Proteins found in one Balneolaceae bacterium genomic segment:
- the rdgB gene encoding RdgB/HAM1 family non-canonical purine NTP pyrophosphatase, giving the protein MSKPNILFLASGNPHKIEELQQILKPLGIQLKSTLDYPNAPEVEEDQPDLKGNALKKARFWYQKTGLPSIADDTGLEVEALDGAPGVYSARYAGEDVTYQDNVDKLLKEMDNEKNRAAQFRTVIAYITDEAEHFFEGVCKGNILAEEKGAKGFGYDPVFQPDGYRQTFAELDAKEKNKISHRGKALEKFLNFLK; this is encoded by the coding sequence ATGTCAAAACCCAATATACTTTTTCTTGCCTCTGGTAATCCTCATAAAATTGAGGAGCTTCAGCAGATTTTAAAACCGCTGGGCATTCAATTGAAGTCAACACTGGATTATCCAAATGCTCCCGAAGTAGAGGAGGATCAACCCGATCTGAAAGGAAATGCGCTGAAAAAAGCCAGATTCTGGTATCAAAAAACAGGATTACCTTCCATTGCAGACGATACCGGCTTAGAGGTGGAAGCACTTGACGGTGCTCCGGGAGTGTACTCAGCCAGATATGCAGGCGAAGATGTAACTTATCAGGATAACGTTGATAAACTGTTGAAAGAGATGGACAATGAGAAAAATCGGGCGGCCCAATTTCGAACGGTGATTGCGTATATCACAGATGAGGCGGAGCATTTTTTCGAGGGAGTTTGTAAAGGAAACATCTTAGCCGAAGAAAAAGGAGCAAAAGGTTTTGGGTACGATCCGGTTTTTCAGCCCGATGGTTATAGACAAACATTCGCCGAACTTGATGCCAAAGAAAAAAATAAAATCAGCCACAGGGGAAAGGCTTTAGAGAAGTTTTTAAACTTTCTTAAGTAA
- a CDS encoding CDP-glycerol glycerophosphotransferase family protein: MKILIYATTFGADLLSFTKYLSDNTNSDVKVVSNDADKFQKEGIVDFWDLNIDLQSTNKMSPLRGIKGFEPDITIMDNNIPLRKISPKALILWHGYGWKGPNDEVEWKWIHRNIGLTWGSMKEPNPDIKWQCFGPVDFEHRTKVSGFHPENCRTLGSASHDYLKKDVPKEDLQPYYPFDVVNRKTVLIAPTWHYGEVFSHWGDDDTLFNKLLTDLQERNVNVILRLHDSFRFEHHYLEFLQQLETSYSNVLLKYKDHHPDNFLDLQVADLLVTNFSSIANLFYATKRPTVHIYPVKSKDESFMWLNKTILGIRKKKVDSVKFIWKYPPEDNGGLLARNFDTMMDQIITGLEQPDCCEEAARKYLDKHMLSADGKSCERIWNTVKELVEN; the protein is encoded by the coding sequence ATGAAGATACTGATCTATGCGACAACCTTTGGAGCAGACCTGCTCAGCTTTACCAAATATCTGTCTGACAACACCAATTCTGATGTAAAGGTTGTATCAAACGATGCTGATAAATTTCAAAAAGAAGGTATCGTTGATTTTTGGGACCTTAATATTGATTTGCAAAGCACCAATAAAATGAGCCCCCTGAGAGGTATTAAAGGCTTTGAGCCAGATATTACAATTATGGATAATAATATCCCATTGCGTAAAATCAGCCCGAAAGCATTGATACTTTGGCACGGGTATGGCTGGAAAGGTCCCAATGATGAAGTAGAATGGAAATGGATTCATCGAAATATTGGACTCACCTGGGGAAGCATGAAAGAACCCAATCCTGATATAAAATGGCAATGTTTTGGCCCTGTTGATTTTGAACATAGAACCAAAGTCAGCGGATTTCATCCCGAAAATTGCCGTACACTCGGTTCAGCCAGTCACGATTATCTAAAAAAAGATGTTCCCAAAGAAGACCTTCAGCCCTATTATCCTTTTGATGTAGTGAATCGAAAAACAGTACTTATTGCTCCTACCTGGCACTATGGAGAAGTTTTTTCGCACTGGGGAGATGACGATACTCTTTTCAATAAATTATTAACTGATCTCCAGGAACGAAATGTAAATGTAATTCTTCGGCTGCACGACTCTTTCCGATTTGAGCATCACTACCTTGAGTTTCTGCAACAACTTGAAACTTCTTACAGTAATGTATTGCTAAAATATAAAGATCATCATCCAGACAACTTCCTGGACCTTCAGGTTGCCGATCTGTTAGTAACCAATTTTAGCAGTATTGCCAACCTGTTTTATGCTACAAAACGCCCAACCGTACATATTTACCCGGTAAAAAGTAAAGACGAATCGTTTATGTGGCTCAATAAAACAATCTTAGGCATCCGCAAGAAAAAAGTAGATTCAGTGAAATTTATCTGGAAATATCCCCCCGAAGACAACGGCGGTTTACTGGCCCGAAATTTCGATACAATGATGGATCAAATTATTACCGGGCTGGAACAACCCGATTGCTGTGAGGAAGCAGCTCGTAAATATCTTGACAAACATATGCTATCTGCTGATGGAAAAAGTTGTGAACGTATCTGGAACACTGTTAAAGAACTTGTAGAAAACTGA
- a CDS encoding CoA pyrophosphatase: MALHPFYKFLIEQSEKDLPGREAQMKMSPEPLDPNFVLPQKESDTAYPSSVLIPLFPDKNHQLNVILTLRTEGIRHAGQISFPGGRREGSELPEETALRETEEEIGVTRNQIEIACCITPLYLHRTDNQITPFVGFLEQEPKLQPNPAEVKEAFSIPLENLIENENYKEEKWDLTPTSFHVPYWTIHEVPLWGATAMMMSELLELYKKFLQR; this comes from the coding sequence ATGGCGCTCCATCCTTTTTATAAATTTCTAATAGAGCAGTCTGAAAAAGATTTACCGGGACGAGAGGCTCAGATGAAAATGTCGCCCGAACCGCTTGATCCAAATTTTGTGCTGCCGCAGAAAGAATCCGACACTGCCTACCCCAGCAGTGTTTTAATTCCTCTCTTCCCTGATAAAAACCACCAACTGAATGTTATTCTAACTCTCCGAACGGAAGGTATTCGCCACGCCGGTCAGATAAGCTTCCCGGGCGGACGCCGTGAGGGTAGCGAATTACCAGAAGAAACAGCTCTAAGGGAAACAGAAGAGGAGATTGGTGTTACCCGAAATCAGATAGAGATTGCTTGCTGTATTACTCCTCTCTACCTGCACAGAACGGATAATCAAATCACCCCTTTTGTGGGTTTTTTAGAACAGGAGCCAAAACTACAGCCAAACCCGGCAGAAGTGAAAGAAGCTTTTTCAATTCCCCTGGAAAATTTAATCGAAAATGAAAACTATAAAGAAGAAAAGTGGGATCTGACCCCTACCAGTTTTCACGTACCTTACTGGACTATACACGAAGTTCCACTATGGGGGGCTACAGCTATGATGATGAGTGAATTACTTGAACTTTATAAGAAGTTTCTGCAGCGTTAA
- a CDS encoding TIGR04283 family arsenosugar biosynthesis glycosyltransferase yields MQVSVIIPTYNEEESIGKLLNHLKKYGDERLHELIVIDGGSDDRTVEIARKSDARCLVCKKKGRAAQMNMGYRHSSGDLLYFVHADSFPPETYLDDLQTALKNGCPAGCYRFQFDSDRLLLKVNSYFTRFDRIMCRGGDQTLFIRRKLFEKLGGFRDDFMIMEDYDLIQKIQRKTSFKIIPKDVTVSARKYDMNPYLKVNFANFVVFMMYFFGARQQTMVSAYKNLIHHPKL; encoded by the coding sequence ATGCAAGTTAGTGTAATAATACCCACATATAATGAAGAAGAATCGATTGGGAAACTTCTCAATCATTTAAAAAAATATGGCGACGAACGGCTCCATGAACTCATCGTAATAGATGGAGGAAGTGACGACCGCACCGTTGAAATAGCCCGGAAAAGCGATGCTCGCTGCCTGGTATGCAAGAAAAAAGGCCGGGCCGCACAAATGAATATGGGATATCGACACTCATCCGGTGATCTTCTCTATTTTGTTCACGCTGATTCGTTCCCTCCTGAAACCTATCTCGATGATCTTCAGACTGCTTTAAAAAACGGCTGTCCTGCCGGATGCTATCGGTTTCAGTTTGATTCGGACCGCTTGCTTTTAAAAGTGAACTCCTACTTTACCCGATTTGACCGGATTATGTGCCGGGGTGGAGATCAAACACTTTTCATCAGACGTAAACTATTTGAAAAACTGGGTGGATTTCGGGATGACTTCATGATTATGGAGGATTATGATCTAATTCAAAAAATTCAACGAAAAACCTCTTTTAAAATCATTCCAAAAGACGTGACCGTATCGGCAAGAAAATATGATATGAACCCGTACCTGAAAGTCAATTTTGCAAACTTCGTGGTTTTTATGATGTATTTTTTCGGAGCCCGCCAGCAAACTATGGTTTCCGCCTACAAGAACCTGATTCACCATCCAAAGTTATAA
- a CDS encoding DUF547 domain-containing protein has protein sequence METVGCDLSQFEGEMNQQPTLAQLSMLLVQRIRDEVPADDITKCLANISPGKLQSELDTEAKKKAFWLNVYNAYVQIILQDSPELFKDRNSWFGYNFFSSPQVTIAGYRMSFDDMEHGIMRRSTIKLSLGYMRNWFIDEVEKELMWEEIDPRIHFALNCGAASCPYVAVYDPQHVDEQLDRTTSNYLSRTTDYNESENTARVTRLMSWFRGDFGGLDGAKQFLKKYNAIPQNADPSLEFREYDWTLDLGNFQDL, from the coding sequence GTGGAAACAGTAGGTTGTGATTTAAGTCAGTTTGAAGGTGAGATGAATCAACAGCCGACCCTGGCACAATTGTCAATGCTGTTGGTACAACGAATTCGCGATGAGGTGCCTGCAGATGATATTACGAAATGTCTCGCAAATATCAGTCCCGGTAAACTACAGTCAGAACTTGATACGGAAGCAAAGAAAAAAGCTTTTTGGTTAAATGTGTATAACGCCTATGTGCAGATCATTCTGCAGGACTCGCCGGAACTTTTTAAAGATCGAAACTCGTGGTTTGGTTACAATTTTTTCTCATCACCACAGGTAACGATTGCAGGGTATCGGATGAGTTTTGATGATATGGAACATGGAATTATGAGACGCTCAACCATCAAGTTGTCACTCGGATATATGCGCAATTGGTTTATTGATGAGGTCGAAAAAGAGTTAATGTGGGAAGAGATCGATCCAAGAATTCATTTCGCGCTGAACTGCGGAGCGGCAAGCTGTCCCTATGTGGCCGTGTATGATCCACAGCATGTTGATGAACAGTTAGATCGTACAACCAGCAACTATTTATCGAGAACAACAGACTACAACGAATCGGAAAATACAGCAAGAGTAACCCGGTTAATGAGCTGGTTCAGGGGAGATTTTGGCGGGCTTGACGGGGCTAAACAATTTTTAAAGAAGTACAATGCTATTCCACAAAATGCCGATCCGTCGCTGGAGTTCAGAGAGTACGACTGGACACTGGATCTGGGTAATTTCCAGGATTTGTAG
- the fabF gene encoding beta-ketoacyl-ACP synthase II, with translation MNDTRVVVTGMGAITPLGENMPETWKNAVEGVSGAADITRFNPEKFKAQFACEVKNFNPKKYLDRNEIKRSDLFTQYGLYAAAEAMNDSGLDLEKVSPFDVGVIWGTGQGGMGTFEEELKGYIANDMTPRFSPFFVPKLIPNMASGMISMKFGLMGINYTTISACASSNTAIMDAYNYIKMGKAKAFITGGSEAPVTEATIGGFTAMRAMSTRNDSPETASRPFDPERDGFVMGEGSCALILEEYEHAKNRGATIYAEVTGAAMTADAYHLTATHPEGLGALRGMKLAMKEANCNPDDIDYINTHSTSTPVGDISEMLAVSKLFENSNKKPTVSATKSMTGHLLGAAGAIEAVFSVKSVQENIIPPTINTESIDDEIPKDIEIVLGSAQKQEVNTAMSNNFGFGGHNGIVIFKKV, from the coding sequence ATGAATGATACAAGAGTTGTGGTTACCGGAATGGGTGCCATCACCCCCCTCGGCGAAAATATGCCTGAAACCTGGAAAAATGCTGTGGAAGGAGTAAGCGGAGCAGCAGATATTACACGCTTCAATCCAGAGAAATTTAAAGCTCAGTTTGCATGCGAAGTTAAAAATTTCAACCCAAAGAAGTATCTCGACCGCAATGAGATTAAGCGGTCTGATCTCTTTACCCAATATGGCCTTTATGCAGCTGCCGAAGCGATGAACGATTCAGGCCTGGACCTTGAAAAAGTATCTCCGTTTGATGTTGGAGTGATCTGGGGAACCGGACAGGGTGGTATGGGTACATTTGAAGAGGAATTGAAAGGCTATATCGCTAATGATATGACTCCCAGATTCAGCCCGTTTTTTGTACCCAAACTCATCCCCAATATGGCTTCGGGTATGATCTCCATGAAGTTTGGGTTGATGGGCATTAACTATACCACAATATCTGCCTGTGCCAGTTCTAACACAGCTATCATGGATGCCTATAATTACATAAAAATGGGTAAAGCAAAAGCGTTTATTACCGGTGGTTCTGAAGCGCCCGTTACCGAAGCAACAATCGGTGGATTTACAGCCATGCGTGCCATGAGCACCCGAAATGATTCACCTGAAACAGCTTCCCGGCCATTCGATCCCGAACGAGACGGTTTTGTAATGGGTGAAGGATCCTGTGCCCTGATTCTTGAGGAGTATGAACATGCCAAAAACCGGGGAGCAACGATATATGCAGAAGTAACCGGTGCTGCAATGACGGCCGATGCCTACCACTTGACAGCTACACATCCGGAAGGTCTTGGAGCACTCCGGGGCATGAAACTGGCTATGAAAGAAGCAAACTGCAATCCGGATGATATAGATTATATCAACACACATTCCACATCTACACCGGTGGGAGACATCAGCGAGATGCTTGCTGTGTCTAAACTCTTTGAGAACAGTAATAAGAAACCAACAGTCAGTGCAACCAAATCCATGACCGGCCATCTTTTGGGTGCCGCAGGTGCTATAGAAGCAGTATTTTCTGTGAAATCTGTTCAGGAAAATATTATTCCGCCAACCATTAATACGGAGTCAATTGACGATGAAATTCCAAAAGATATTGAGATTGTACTTGGTTCGGCCCAAAAACAGGAAGTAAATACTGCAATGAGTAATAATTTTGGTTTTGGAGGGCATAACGGAATTGTGATTTTTAAGAAAGTATGA
- a CDS encoding nucleoside deaminase → METKFMERAIELAQKGMDQNHGGPFGCVIVKDNTIIAEGHNRVTTDNDPTAHAEIIAIRNACEELNDFQLTDCVIYTSCEPCPMCLGAIYWARPKRIYYAATREDAAGAGFDDEFIYKELDISPEQRTIPMIATERKRAVQVFEKWKKKEDKIDY, encoded by the coding sequence ATGGAAACGAAGTTTATGGAGCGAGCCATTGAATTGGCCCAAAAGGGCATGGATCAAAACCACGGCGGGCCTTTCGGTTGTGTGATTGTGAAAGACAACACCATTATTGCCGAGGGACACAATCGTGTAACAACAGACAACGATCCCACAGCCCATGCCGAAATTATTGCCATTCGAAATGCCTGCGAAGAACTAAACGATTTTCAGCTCACCGATTGTGTGATTTACACCTCCTGCGAACCCTGTCCGATGTGTCTCGGTGCAATTTACTGGGCCCGGCCAAAACGAATCTATTATGCCGCAACACGCGAAGATGCAGCCGGTGCCGGTTTTGATGATGAATTTATCTATAAAGAGTTGGACATATCACCGGAACAACGAACCATTCCAATGATCGCCACTGAACGAAAAAGGGCAGTTCAGGTTTTTGAAAAGTGGAAGAAAAAAGAAGATAAAATTGACTACTAA
- a CDS encoding PfkB family carbohydrate kinase, whose amino-acid sequence MSLLVVGSVAYDGIETPFGKVDKILGGSATYISLTSSYFQKNVNLVGVVGKDFSQDDIDLFKSKDIDLQGLQIDDSGNTFFWKGKYHYDLNNRDTLDTQLNVFEHFDPVIPESYRDSTFVALGNIEPSLQGKVLDQIDNPDLVVMDTMNFWIEGNPDALKETLKEVDLLVINDSEARELADEPNLIKAADIIRDMGPDFLIIKKGEHGALLFTDDEIFSAPAYPVIDIFDPTGAGDSFMGGLLGWLSYTNELSPQNFRRAVIFGSVMASFCVEEFGPERLKNLTEKEIYDRYREFRALSEIPEVN is encoded by the coding sequence ATGTCATTATTAGTTGTTGGGTCTGTCGCGTATGATGGAATTGAAACGCCGTTTGGTAAAGTTGATAAGATACTGGGCGGTTCTGCTACCTATATTTCACTCACCTCTTCCTACTTTCAAAAAAATGTGAACCTTGTTGGTGTTGTAGGTAAAGATTTCAGCCAGGATGATATCGACTTGTTCAAAAGCAAAGATATCGATCTGCAGGGTTTGCAGATAGATGACAGCGGCAACACGTTTTTCTGGAAAGGTAAATATCATTACGATCTGAACAACCGGGATACACTCGATACGCAGCTGAATGTGTTTGAACATTTTGATCCTGTGATTCCCGAATCCTACCGCGATTCTACATTTGTTGCACTCGGAAATATAGAACCGAGTTTGCAGGGCAAGGTCTTAGATCAGATAGACAATCCCGATTTGGTAGTGATGGATACCATGAATTTCTGGATTGAGGGAAACCCGGATGCTTTGAAAGAGACTTTAAAGGAAGTGGATCTATTGGTGATCAATGATTCGGAAGCCCGGGAACTGGCTGATGAACCAAACCTGATTAAGGCGGCTGATATAATTCGTGATATGGGACCTGATTTTCTGATCATAAAAAAAGGAGAACATGGCGCGCTTCTTTTTACGGATGATGAAATTTTTTCAGCTCCTGCATATCCTGTGATCGATATATTTGATCCGACGGGGGCGGGTGATTCATTTATGGGCGGTCTGCTGGGCTGGCTCTCCTACACGAACGAACTCTCTCCTCAGAACTTTCGCCGGGCAGTAATTTTTGGTTCCGTTATGGCGAGTTTTTGTGTAGAAGAATTTGGTCCCGAACGGCTTAAAAATTTGACTGAAAAAGAGATTTACGACCGGTACAGAGAGTTTCGCGCACTCAGTGAGATTCCGGAAGTAAATTAA
- a CDS encoding glycosyltransferase: protein MPEIILQKVLHYKTNFLNPSETFIDRLVQNHLRYKPSVLCYRKKSFTENIEVHQVPSSGIQAWINIAAFHANLSLPFYDKTIQNLQPDLIHAHFGYDAYKLISLAQKHEIPLVVSFYGSDVSRLPSEFGWKRRYRILASNGSHFIAATDYMKSQLTDLGFPETKISVVRFGLNLKKFEYRENSLNPKKMMMVGRMVEKKGYKYAIEAVSNLFKMGLKPELNIYGYGPLKKRLQKYAADLQVDDCIHFHGYQPIETIIDAHDQHTLILAPSTTAADGDMEGLPNTVLEGMAKGTLVVASRHAAIPEAVKDKETGFLFDEKDVDGMTETLRKIMVGEYDLNTIRRDARSLVEKEYGITRMVHEVEQIYDAETA from the coding sequence TTGCCTGAAATTATTTTGCAAAAAGTATTACACTACAAAACAAACTTTCTAAATCCCTCCGAAACGTTCATCGACCGGCTCGTGCAAAATCATCTTCGATATAAGCCATCTGTACTTTGTTATCGGAAAAAATCGTTTACAGAAAATATTGAAGTTCACCAGGTGCCCTCATCAGGTATTCAGGCATGGATAAATATTGCCGCTTTTCATGCCAATCTCTCTCTTCCTTTTTACGACAAAACCATTCAAAATCTACAGCCGGATCTGATTCACGCACACTTTGGCTATGACGCCTACAAACTTATCAGCCTTGCACAAAAACACGAAATTCCACTGGTTGTTAGCTTTTACGGGAGCGATGTTTCCCGTTTACCTTCTGAATTTGGCTGGAAAAGACGATACAGAATACTTGCATCAAACGGAAGTCATTTTATAGCGGCAACAGATTACATGAAATCTCAACTGACGGATCTCGGATTTCCGGAAACGAAAATTTCTGTGGTGCGATTTGGGTTAAATTTGAAAAAATTTGAATACCGGGAAAATTCACTCAACCCAAAAAAAATGATGATGGTGGGGCGAATGGTCGAAAAAAAAGGATATAAATACGCTATTGAGGCCGTATCAAACCTATTTAAAATGGGGTTAAAACCAGAGTTGAACATCTATGGATACGGCCCTCTTAAAAAAAGGCTGCAAAAATATGCGGCCGATCTACAAGTAGATGATTGCATCCACTTTCATGGATATCAGCCTATTGAAACGATTATAGATGCTCACGATCAGCATACTCTCATTCTTGCTCCAAGCACCACCGCAGCCGATGGTGATATGGAGGGTTTGCCAAATACGGTTTTGGAAGGGATGGCCAAAGGAACCCTGGTGGTTGCATCCCGGCATGCGGCAATTCCTGAAGCTGTTAAAGACAAGGAAACAGGCTTCCTGTTTGATGAGAAAGATGTGGATGGGATGACCGAAACTCTCAGAAAAATAATGGTCGGGGAATATGACTTAAACACCATCCGAAGAGATGCCCGTTCTCTTGTGGAGAAGGAGTACGGCATAACCAGAATGGTTCATGAAGTGGAACAGATTTACGATGCTGAAACAGCTTAA
- a CDS encoding HTTM domain-containing protein produces MNSNEKNRFSNWIFRSFSVTPEGLALYRIFTSLFLLAFLLPSTGIYSFLGSLPQDFYNPPPGPMAIFQDFPPEIVFYILHFFLVASLISLLIGFKTKFVSLSTGVIILVLKGLFYSVGKINHDLLIAVVPMVMAFSGWGKTYSVDAFLNSKKIVDNKVQSWPVVLLAFMIGFMMFTAGFPKILGGWLDVGTQATYGHYFKQFFLNGRQDLLAEYAIYVENKIAWELLDYGTVLFEAGFLLAILHPKTTRIFVCFAVIFHFSTMMLLNIAFLPNFLAYAAFLNWSAIHNKIKEKFPSQRYASIVLLVIFFVMVLGIVFVADYLSIPALSSDLRTSEFYILLIALPIALYYLSSQIYQSVQKLGAK; encoded by the coding sequence ATGAATTCAAACGAAAAAAACAGGTTCTCGAACTGGATTTTCAGATCGTTTTCAGTAACGCCGGAAGGTCTGGCACTTTACCGGATTTTCACTTCGCTGTTTTTGTTGGCTTTTCTGCTTCCTTCAACCGGCATTTATAGTTTTTTAGGTTCTCTTCCGCAAGATTTCTATAATCCTCCGCCCGGACCGATGGCGATATTTCAAGATTTTCCGCCGGAAATTGTATTCTATATTCTGCATTTTTTCCTGGTTGCTTCTCTAATATCCCTGTTAATAGGCTTCAAAACGAAGTTTGTATCCCTATCAACGGGTGTTATCATTCTTGTGCTGAAAGGACTTTTTTACAGTGTTGGTAAAATTAATCACGACCTGTTGATAGCAGTCGTACCGATGGTGATGGCCTTTAGCGGATGGGGTAAAACTTATTCGGTTGATGCGTTTTTGAACTCAAAAAAAATAGTTGATAACAAAGTACAAAGCTGGCCTGTAGTTCTGTTAGCATTCATGATTGGATTCATGATGTTTACAGCCGGCTTTCCAAAAATTTTAGGGGGCTGGCTGGATGTTGGAACACAGGCTACGTATGGCCACTACTTTAAACAGTTTTTTCTGAACGGCCGCCAGGATCTGCTGGCAGAATATGCGATCTATGTTGAAAATAAAATTGCATGGGAACTGCTTGATTACGGAACAGTATTGTTTGAGGCGGGTTTTCTGCTGGCTATTTTGCATCCTAAAACAACCCGAATATTTGTTTGCTTTGCGGTCATTTTTCACTTTTCAACGATGATGCTTCTAAACATCGCTTTTCTTCCCAATTTTTTGGCTTATGCGGCTTTTTTAAACTGGTCAGCCATTCATAATAAAATCAAAGAGAAATTTCCGTCCCAACGATATGCATCTATAGTACTTCTTGTAATATTTTTTGTAATGGTTTTGGGGATAGTATTTGTTGCGGATTACCTAAGCATTCCTGCTCTGAGTTCTGATTTGAGGACCTCTGAATTTTATATCTTACTCATAGCCTTGCCGATAGCTCTCTATTATTTGAGCTCTCAAATTTATCAGTCTGTTCAAAAACTTGGTGCCAAGTGA
- a CDS encoding sulfotransferase, protein MGVLKKIGDQITALSDAMGFERRDLQADFGVPWHFVKSKILNSHFKWDYNEIERYCMFIGYPRSGHTLVGSLLDAHPEVVISHELDALRYLRAGFSREQIFAMILHKDKVFTGKGREWTGYDYAVEGLWQGRYRRLRVIGDKKGGGSSRHLQAKPDIIEKLRKKMQVPIKLIHIVRHPLDNIATHKRKYSIKPTLQEAIDDYFKRVEANAKLKTEVADEEWCELTHEQFIEDPEKSLTTLIEFLEVEPYEDYIKAAADKVFSSPSNSRNKIEWPKEMIDQVAERSQKYDFLKDYDFTV, encoded by the coding sequence GTGGGTGTACTAAAAAAAATTGGTGACCAAATAACAGCATTATCCGATGCTATGGGTTTTGAACGCAGAGATCTCCAGGCTGATTTTGGAGTTCCCTGGCATTTTGTAAAAAGCAAAATTTTGAATTCTCATTTTAAATGGGATTATAATGAAATTGAGCGATACTGCATGTTTATCGGGTATCCCCGAAGCGGACACACGCTGGTAGGGTCGCTGCTGGATGCACATCCCGAGGTCGTTATCTCACACGAACTGGATGCCCTTCGATACCTCAGGGCCGGATTTAGCCGCGAGCAGATCTTCGCGATGATTCTACATAAAGACAAAGTTTTTACGGGAAAGGGACGCGAATGGACCGGTTACGATTACGCAGTAGAAGGATTGTGGCAGGGGCGTTATCGGCGATTGAGAGTTATTGGCGATAAGAAAGGCGGAGGCTCTTCCCGTCACCTCCAGGCAAAACCAGACATTATTGAAAAACTGCGAAAAAAAATGCAGGTACCCATCAAACTGATTCACATCGTTCGGCATCCCCTTGATAACATCGCCACTCATAAACGCAAGTATTCCATCAAACCCACCCTTCAGGAGGCAATTGATGATTACTTTAAGAGAGTTGAAGCAAATGCTAAATTGAAAACTGAAGTAGCCGATGAGGAATGGTGCGAACTAACCCATGAACAGTTTATTGAGGACCCCGAGAAGTCTCTCACAACACTGATAGAGTTTCTTGAAGTTGAACCGTATGAAGATTACATCAAAGCGGCAGCAGATAAGGTGTTCAGTTCTCCGTCAAACAGCCGTAATAAAATTGAATGGCCAAAAGAGATGATCGACCAGGTAGCGGAAAGGAGCCAAAAATATGATTTTTTAAAAGATTACGATTTTACGGTTTAG
- a CDS encoding sulfotransferase: MSQTITSKDLDDTKNRIFFIMGTSRSGSTLLQSMLSSHSELIVPPETHFFHSYQHLRDEYNRTTEKSSFRDGLVDFWYDHKTRIRDLDLQKEDVLQLANNLNLTAPLDLFILQLTMYRIQRDKPILGEKTPRHMLHIPEILAAFPDAKIISLFRDPRAKAYSEIKTKFGSPSVFVSAKRWRKYVQVHQRFEKELSDEQYMMLRYTDLISDVEGVLQKICAFLGVSFQEQMLNYYNRDEKGFADGENSWKKQTLKPIQKNKNKEWKSALTDWQIVLIEKHTGKYLKYMNYQKWSEASFSFPKKMYWQAIDFSRSVLATLSGSRGEGYSDPNKFTLNRN; this comes from the coding sequence TTGAGCCAGACAATAACATCGAAAGATTTAGACGATACCAAAAACCGGATATTCTTTATTATGGGTACAAGCCGGTCTGGTTCTACGCTGCTGCAAAGTATGCTCAGCAGCCATAGTGAACTGATTGTACCTCCCGAAACCCATTTCTTTCATTCATATCAACATCTGAGAGACGAATACAATCGTACAACTGAAAAGAGCTCATTCAGAGACGGCCTGGTTGATTTCTGGTATGACCATAAAACAAGAATACGGGATCTGGATCTTCAAAAAGAAGATGTTTTACAACTGGCAAATAATTTAAATCTCACAGCTCCCCTTGATCTGTTTATACTTCAACTTACCATGTACAGAATACAGCGGGATAAGCCAATTCTTGGTGAAAAAACGCCTCGGCATATGCTGCATATTCCGGAAATTTTAGCAGCTTTTCCCGATGCAAAAATTATATCTCTATTTAGAGATCCCCGGGCCAAGGCCTATTCCGAAATAAAAACGAAGTTCGGTTCCCCCTCCGTCTTTGTTTCTGCCAAACGATGGCGTAAATATGTACAGGTTCATCAACGGTTTGAGAAGGAGCTTTCTGATGAACAATACATGATGCTCAGATATACCGATTTAATTTCGGATGTAGAAGGAGTCCTCCAAAAAATTTGTGCCTTTTTAGGCGTATCTTTTCAGGAACAGATGCTAAACTATTACAACCGTGACGAAAAAGGATTTGCAGACGGAGAAAACTCCTGGAAAAAACAGACTCTCAAACCAATTCAAAAGAACAAAAATAAGGAGTGGAAATCGGCCTTAACAGACTGGCAAATTGTATTGATTGAAAAGCATACCGGCAAATATTTAAAATATATGAACTATCAAAAATGGTCGGAAGCCTCTTTTTCTTTCCCAAAAAAAATGTATTGGCAGGCCATCGATTTTAGCAGATCCGTGCTGGCAACTCTCAGCGGATCAAGAGGTGAAGGGTATAGTGATCCTAATAAATTTACATTGAACAGAAACTAA